The DNA sequence ataTTTTAATCTGCCTGTCTTTGTAAAGAAAAAGTTTGCACCCTACAGTTTTCCTACGTACATTTCTTCCTGCTCAATGTATTTGATTTATGTGGGACAGATTAATTGGATGAATCAAAACCACAAAAACAATGCTATTTCTTATTACAAACATGTATTATTATTTGACAAACGTTACACTTCATATGATACAATCTCTCTTGGCAAGAGGTGACATAACGCCATGTCCACTCTAGGATTTGGAGAAGGCAATAAGGAGCACTTGATAAACAGCTGATGCTTAACATCAATTGTCAATGATCTGCCTGCAAATATACATTTCCAAAGGCAGACTTTTTCTCTCACATCAGTAGCAAAAGCAATATAACGCGTCATTGATTCAACATCTAGGTGCTTCAGGGAAGCTCAGTAATGATCTTCTTCCTAAGGTATTCCTTCCATGCATCCTGTGTGGAGAGCTCCATAGAGTTCCATTCAAAATGAGGGATCTGTTTAAATGACATTACCATTCATCAGTGATGTAGAATGTTATATACATTAATACCACTTTTGAGGACAGACATTTCACACACATACCTGGACAACATGATATCCCAGAATCTCCAGATGTCTCTTTCTCATCATGGCTTCCCCTTTCATGTGACGAGACTGTTTGCAGAAGGATTTGGACTCCAAGAAGTCCACAGCAACACTGAGTTAAGTGAAAAGGGAAAAAAAGTCCTTGTTCAGCACCTATGAAATCCCCTTCAATGTGTTTAACCATGATAACAGAACATCAGCAACACTTTTTCAACCAAAACTTCTGAAATCTACCAATCACATTTCCTACCGTTGTGCCCCTGGAGGGAACTCActcctctccttccctacagAGTCAGAACCCCAGCGGACCTTCTCATCGTCAGATATCTGTAGCTGGCTTAGCTCACTGTAGGCCACTGCCTGGTGTTGTCTGTCCAGAACACATTCAAAGTCTAGGGAGAAAAGAAGAAATACAGCTCAGAACTAGAACAACAGGTGACACATTTGATTAACTTTTGAGTGTAACACCAATCCACTTCCATAAGACATGGTCAGGAGCCTATTGCTGTCAAACATGTTGCAATCCAATCCTGTGTATTACCCACCTACTTTGTAGAAATAAGGAGTGAGCACTGCCACTCTGGCACAATTAATCTCTCCAAGAACCTCCCCAAGCATTTTGTGAATTTGTTGTTGTAAAGGACTGATAGAACCATTCCCTGAAAAAAGTAAGCATGAAATTAGACCCTCAACATTTACATTGTAGGGAGTAGGGACATCCACAATTATGAATAAATGTATTGGCTCACTTTTCTTTTGCAACTGTTGGCAGTAACGCTCGTGGAACCAGGGTACCTGGAACTCTGGACACTCCAGACACACAGCCCGATTTAGCTCCATGAGACGCAGGCGGATCCGCATGTTTTGGGCGTCAGGCAGGGCTACCACATAACAGAGAGGTTATCTTATCCCATCAGCTTTATCTTAAAATGCAGTTTTCAGATAGTAGGGGATACAGGATGCTGGCTTTGTCTTCATTCTGATATTTCTATAACATACTTTCTAACTGGGAATCCAGCTTGGCAAGGAAATCCACGTTGAAGATTTCTCGAATCAGGTCCTCTGGGAAGCAATCAGCCACAGCCAGGGCGTATGCAAGAAGTACCAGCAGATGGGGGTCAAAGAAACCTGGAGGAAGAAGATCAATATATTTGTCTGGTCCTTTTGATGAGTTCCAAATACAAAAATGTAACATAAACCACAATCACTTACTGATATGAGGTATGAAGTGCTGAATGCAGATGTCAAACATCTTATCCACCCTTGGTGGATTATAATTCAGTATAGCAAAGGGCAGCAAGGTGGCATAAGTTGCTGAGTAGTGAATCTtcaggaaagagagaaaaaaaatagttATGGTATGGACTCACATTCTATCCTATCTACATACATACAGGCAAAATAACAGTATTCCCTGATGTGAAATAAAATGTACTGTCTCAAAGTACCTTGTTGATGTGCTCCATGGTCACGCTAGCTATGCGGTCCATTAATGGAATACAGAGGTGATTAGTCCTGGTCAGGAAAAGGGCCATCTCAGGCACATTGGCCCAGGATATCTGATTCTCCAGCCTCTGGAGCGTAACCATGGTCTCCTCCAGCAGCATCTCCTCAAACCATTCCCCTGACATGTACTTGAGCTCCTCCAACACCAAGTCCAGGCGGTCAGCCTTGAGCAGACGCTCATGCCCACAGCGGTTCAGTGTCTGTAGCAGACGCACGTACTTGCTGGGCGTGTTGTGTCGGTAGGATGGGTCATTGCGCACCCACTTAGCGACGGCCATTGCAAAGGTGTTGAGGTCATTCAGATTACACTGGGGCAGCACTGCCTCCACCCGTGAAATGACGCCTTCGTCGAGTTGAGGTGAAGGTAGCATGGACAGAACACGAGTCAGCATGGTCACTTCATATGGGTAGACACTGTCCTGCAAGAAGCTGTGAGAAAGAATTGTATTAGCTTACTCATACTTTGTATAGTATGCAATAAGAGTAAACTGTCATAAAGGATCATAGTGGGCAGAGATAGGTCTTTAGAATAACCACTCACTGAACTAGGATGTTCCTTAATTTAGTGAAGAGCTCTGGACTCTGGTACTGCAGCAGGATCAGGGCTTGTGTGATCCTGGCTATCTCAATGGGCTTGTAGACATGCAGGTTCTTATGGACTACTGATACAATCCTGTAAAGAGATAACTTGCCTTAGTTGTATTGTCTACAAGCAACTTTCAAACAAAGCTGTAACAGAGAATGAACTTACTTTTGGATCAGATGCAGGTTTCTACACTGAATCTCCTCCAGTGTCTCTGCCACAACCAGGGCCTGCTGGGCATTAAACTCCTCTGCCAAAAGCAGTGTTGTACTCTCCAGCCTGAAAGATAAGTACTTATCAATGAGTTGTAAAATGGTGTGTGAATTGAACTTGCATCAGGATGAAATGTTGTTTAATAGTTGTAAAACTATACAGTTATTGAAACAGGTAATGGTTTCAGCATACTAAAATGTTCACTCTACCTCTCTTTGGTGTCCTGCCCTGCCATAGGCCCAAGAGCAACAAACAGCTTAGTGAAGGAGAATGGGTCTGTGCTCGAGTCCACTAGTTCCATTAGCCTCTGTTTTGCAG is a window from the Coregonus clupeaformis isolate EN_2021a chromosome 23, ASM2061545v1, whole genome shotgun sequence genome containing:
- the LOC121536800 gene encoding FAST kinase domain-containing protein 1, mitochondrial isoform X1 — protein: MAMFRLRAVTGSFYFRRFLHGGAANWDQVLEQLGICSGEDQVLEVVGKNKAKLTVNHVGCAMGMLWQFQREKPQMLRTVEFIKSHPEFLTLRVLAENKIELMEDFTLVDILYNVLRLNVEPYDSLVQHLVSEAWLRLYRFPMPSLSKFAVCLSDQRLQHSPLMGQITDVLNQKLSAIDDARILTTLMVSVSPLVSPHLRDALIVKADSLLDTMDPSHYNNPRRVVQFLRNIKYSYRPLLEKCNHILLRNIPHLDAENISIIMGLYQSLQFNNCDFRLAAKQRLMELVDSSTDPFSFTKLFVALGPMAGQDTKERLESTTLLLAEEFNAQQALVVAETLEEIQCRNLHLIQKIVSVVHKNLHVYKPIEIARITQALILLQYQSPELFTKLRNILVHFLQDSVYPYEVTMLTRVLSMLPSPQLDEGVISRVEAVLPQCNLNDLNTFAMAVAKWVRNDPSYRHNTPSKYVRLLQTLNRCGHERLLKADRLDLVLEELKYMSGEWFEEMLLEETMVTLQRLENQISWANVPEMALFLTRTNHLCIPLMDRIASVTMEHINKIHYSATYATLLPFAILNYNPPRVDKMFDICIQHFIPHISFFDPHLLVLLAYALAVADCFPEDLIREIFNVDFLAKLDSQLETLPDAQNMRIRLRLMELNRAVCLECPEFQVPWFHERYCQQLQKKRNGSISPLQQQIHKMLGEVLGEINCARVAVLTPYFYKVDFECVLDRQHQAVAYSELSQLQISDDEKVRWGSDSVGKERSEFPPGAQRVAVDFLESKSFCKQSRHMKGEAMMRKRHLEILGYHVVQIPHFEWNSMELSTQDAWKEYLRKKIITELP
- the LOC121536800 gene encoding FAST kinase domain-containing protein 1, mitochondrial isoform X2 produces the protein MLARLNVEPYDSLVQHLVSEAWLRLYRFPMPSLSKFAVCLSDQRLQHSPLMGQITDVLNQKLSAIDDARILTTLMVSVSPLVSPHLRDALIVKADSLLDTMDPSHYNNPRRVVQFLRNIKYSYRPLLEKCNHILLRNIPHLDAENISIIMGLYQSLQFNNCDFRLAAKQRLMELVDSSTDPFSFTKLFVALGPMAGQDTKERLESTTLLLAEEFNAQQALVVAETLEEIQCRNLHLIQKIVSVVHKNLHVYKPIEIARITQALILLQYQSPELFTKLRNILVHFLQDSVYPYEVTMLTRVLSMLPSPQLDEGVISRVEAVLPQCNLNDLNTFAMAVAKWVRNDPSYRHNTPSKYVRLLQTLNRCGHERLLKADRLDLVLEELKYMSGEWFEEMLLEETMVTLQRLENQISWANVPEMALFLTRTNHLCIPLMDRIASVTMEHINKIHYSATYATLLPFAILNYNPPRVDKMFDICIQHFIPHISFFDPHLLVLLAYALAVADCFPEDLIREIFNVDFLAKLDSQLETLPDAQNMRIRLRLMELNRAVCLECPEFQVPWFHERYCQQLQKKRNGSISPLQQQIHKMLGEVLGEINCARVAVLTPYFYKVDFECVLDRQHQAVAYSELSQLQISDDEKVRWGSDSVGKERSEFPPGAQRVAVDFLESKSFCKQSRHMKGEAMMRKRHLEILGYHVVQIPHFEWNSMELSTQDAWKEYLRKKIITELP
- the LOC121536800 gene encoding FAST kinase domain-containing protein 1, mitochondrial isoform X3, with translation MLARFPMPSLSKFAVCLSDQRLQHSPLMGQITDVLNQKLSAIDDARILTTLMVSVSPLVSPHLRDALIVKADSLLDTMDPSHYNNPRRVVQFLRNIKYSYRPLLEKCNHILLRNIPHLDAENISIIMGLYQSLQFNNCDFRLAAKQRLMELVDSSTDPFSFTKLFVALGPMAGQDTKERLESTTLLLAEEFNAQQALVVAETLEEIQCRNLHLIQKIVSVVHKNLHVYKPIEIARITQALILLQYQSPELFTKLRNILVHFLQDSVYPYEVTMLTRVLSMLPSPQLDEGVISRVEAVLPQCNLNDLNTFAMAVAKWVRNDPSYRHNTPSKYVRLLQTLNRCGHERLLKADRLDLVLEELKYMSGEWFEEMLLEETMVTLQRLENQISWANVPEMALFLTRTNHLCIPLMDRIASVTMEHINKIHYSATYATLLPFAILNYNPPRVDKMFDICIQHFIPHISFFDPHLLVLLAYALAVADCFPEDLIREIFNVDFLAKLDSQLETLPDAQNMRIRLRLMELNRAVCLECPEFQVPWFHERYCQQLQKKRNGSISPLQQQIHKMLGEVLGEINCARVAVLTPYFYKVDFECVLDRQHQAVAYSELSQLQISDDEKVRWGSDSVGKERSEFPPGAQRVAVDFLESKSFCKQSRHMKGEAMMRKRHLEILGYHVVQIPHFEWNSMELSTQDAWKEYLRKKIITELP